The genomic region CGCGCCGGGCCGAGTCGCCTCGGCCGATGCCGCACACCGTGCGGTTGCCGAACATCTCGTTGAGGGTGGCGAACAGCGACGCGGTGACCGACCAGTCGCGGGTGCTCGGGTTGGTCACCATCGGCCCGACGACCAGGTGTTTGGTCGCGGCGAGGACCTGGGAGTAGATGACGAACGGTTCCTGCCACAGTACGCAGGAGTCGAACGTCCATCCGTAGCGGAACCCGTTGTCCTCGGCGGCGGCGAGCCCCGCCACGACGTCGCGCGCGGGTGGGTCGGTCTGCAGTACGACACCGAAGTCCACGGCTCCTCCTCGTCAGATGAGGTACTGGCTGAGGTCGCGCTTCAGGAACGTGCCGTGCCCGGCGGCGCCGTGGAAGGCGTTGTCGTCGACGACGACCCGACCACGGGACAGCACGGTGGAGACCTTCCCGGTCAGCCTCATGCCCTCGTACGCCGAGTAGTCGACGTTCATGTGGTGGCTGCCCGCGGAGATCGTCTGTTCGGCCGTCGGGTCGTACACCGTGATGTCCGCGTCCGCGCCGGGGGCGATGACGCCCTTGCGGGGGTAGAGACCGAACATGCGGGCGGGCGTCGTGGAGCTGATCTCCACCCAGCGCGGCAGGGTGATCTCACCGTTCACGACGCCCTGGTAGAGCAGGTCCATGCGATGCTCGACGCCCGGCATCCCGTTGGGAATCTTGGAGAAGTCGCCCCGGCCCAGCTCCTTCTGGTCCTTGAAGCAGAAGGGGCAGTGGTCGGTGGACACCAGCGACAGGTCGTTGGTGCGCAGGCCCCGCCACAACTCCGCCTGGTGCTCCCTGGGGCGCAGCGGGGGAGAGGCGACGTACTTCGCGCCCTCGAAGTCGGGTCGGGCCAGGTCGTCCAGCGACAGGAACAGGTACTGCGGGCAGGTCTCGGCGAACACGTTCTGGCCGGTGTCGCGGGCCTGGGTGACCGCGTCGAGGGCGTGCGCGGCGGACAGGTGCACGATGTACAGCGGCGCGCCGGTGACCTTCGCCAGCGTGATCGCCCGCGAGGTGGCCTCGCCCTCCAGATCGGGCGGCCGGGTCAGCCCGTGTTGCACCGGGTCGGTGCGCCCGCTGGCCAGCGCCTGCGCGACGAGTTGGTCGATCGCGATGCCGTTCTCCGCGTGCATCATGATCATCGACCCGGTGTCCCGGGCCTTCTGCATCGCTCGCAGGATCTCCCCGTCGGTGGCGTAGAAGACCCCGGGATAGGCCATGAACATCTTGAAGGTGTTCACGCCCGCGTCGATGCAGGCCTCCATCTCCTTCAGCGACGTGTCGTTGACGTCCGACACGATCATGTGGAACCCGTAGTCGATCGCGCAGTTGCCGTCGGCCTTGCTGTGCCACTTGTCCAGCGCGGACAACAGCGACGTCCCCTTGCCCTGCACCGCGAAGTCGATGATCGTGGTGGTGCCGCCCCAGGCCGCCGCGATCGTCCCGCTCTCGAAGGTGTCCGCCGAGAACGTGCCCCCGAACGGCATCTCCATGTGCGTGTGGCCGTCGATGCCGCCCGGGACCACGTACTTCCCGGCGGCGTCGATCACCCGCTCGGCGCCGGAGGCCCACTGCTCGGCCAGGCCCGAGTCGGGCGCGGCGAGTGCCGCGATCCGCTCGCCCTCGACCAGGACGTCCGCCGGGTACTCCCCGGTGGCGTTGACGACTGTGCCGTTGCGGATGACGATGCTCACGGCGTCACCAGCGATTCGTACGTCTCCGGCCGGCGGTCGCGGTAGAACGCCCACAGGTCGCGCACCTCGGCCAGCCTGTCCATGTCGAGATCGCGTACGACGATCTCCTCCTCGGTGTCCGACGCCGCCTCGCCGACCAGTTGCCCCCGGGGGTCGACGAAGTAGGACTGGCCGTAGAAGTCGTTGTCGCCCAACGGCTCCACGCCGACCCGGTTGATCGTGCCGACGTAGTACTCGTTGGCGACCGCCGCGGCCGGCTGCTCCAGCCGCCACAGATACTCCGACAGGCCGCGGCTGGTGGCGGAGGGGTTGAAGACGATCTTCGCGCCGGCCAGCCCCAGGGCCCGCCAGCCTTCCGGGAAGTGCCGCTCGTAACAGATGTAGACGCCGATGCGGCCGACGGCGGTGTCGAACACCGGATAGCCGAGGTTTCCCGGCCGGAAGTAGAACTTCTCCCAGAACCCCTTCACCTGCGGGATGTGGTTCTTGCGGTGCTTGCCGAGGTAGGTGCCGTCGGCGTCGATCACCGCGGCGGTGTTGTAGTAGACGCCCGGCTGTTCCTGCTCGTACATCGGCACGATCAGCACCACGCCGTGCTGCTCGGCCAGCTCACGCATGAGCGCCGTGGTCGGCCCGTCCGGGATCGCCTCGGTGTACGAGTAGTAGTCGGCGTCCTGCACCTGGCAGAAGTACGGGCCGTAGAACAACTCCTGCAGGCAGACGACCTGGGCGCCCTGTGACGCGGCGCTGCGGATCGCCTCCACCGCGTTCGCGATCATCGACTCCTTGTCGCCGGTCCACTTCTGCTGCACCAGGCCGGCTCGGACGATGGTGCTCATCGGATCTCCTCCTTGACGTGAGCGGTGCGCGGTAGCGACAGCGCCAGGTAGACGACGAACGCGCCGACGAGACCGGCGACCCAGCTGTAGTCGTAGAGCGGCTTGAGCCACGGGATGAACCCGTCCTCCGGGAACGGCCCCTTGCCCGGAGCGGAGTAGGCGCCACCCACCGCGAGGATCGCGCCGACGGCGGTGGCGACGACGGCCGTCCAGTTCCAGCCGCCGGAGAACCAGTACCGACCCTCGGGGCGGTAGAGGGCGGGCAGCAGGAGGCGCGTGCGGCTGCGGACCCAGTATCCGGCGATGAGCACACCGGCGACCGCGCCGAGCAGACCGCCGTAGAACCCGAGCCAGACGAAGATGTAGATGTTGGGGTCCTGCACCAGGCGCCACGGTTGGATCAGGATGCCGAGCACGCCGGTGATCAGACCCCCGGTCCGGAAGCTGACGAGTCGGGGCGCCGCGTTGGAGAAGTCGTACGCCGGGCTCACCGTGTTCGCCGCGACGTTCACCGACAGCGTCGCGACCACGACCGTGAACAGGCCGAGCGCGACGACCAGCGGGTTCTCGAACTTGGCGGCGAGCTGGATGGGGTCCCAGATCGCCTCGCCGTAGATCACGGCCGTGCCTGAGGTGATCATGATCGACAGGATGGCGAAGAACGACAT from Micromonospora sp. WMMD812 harbors:
- the hydA gene encoding dihydropyrimidinase yields the protein MSIVIRNGTVVNATGEYPADVLVEGERIAALAAPDSGLAEQWASGAERVIDAAGKYVVPGGIDGHTHMEMPFGGTFSADTFESGTIAAAWGGTTTIIDFAVQGKGTSLLSALDKWHSKADGNCAIDYGFHMIVSDVNDTSLKEMEACIDAGVNTFKMFMAYPGVFYATDGEILRAMQKARDTGSMIMMHAENGIAIDQLVAQALASGRTDPVQHGLTRPPDLEGEATSRAITLAKVTGAPLYIVHLSAAHALDAVTQARDTGQNVFAETCPQYLFLSLDDLARPDFEGAKYVASPPLRPREHQAELWRGLRTNDLSLVSTDHCPFCFKDQKELGRGDFSKIPNGMPGVEHRMDLLYQGVVNGEITLPRWVEISSTTPARMFGLYPRKGVIAPGADADITVYDPTAEQTISAGSHHMNVDYSAYEGMRLTGKVSTVLSRGRVVVDDNAFHGAAGHGTFLKRDLSQYLI
- a CDS encoding nitrilase-related carbon-nitrogen hydrolase — its product is MSTIVRAGLVQQKWTGDKESMIANAVEAIRSAASQGAQVVCLQELFYGPYFCQVQDADYYSYTEAIPDGPTTALMRELAEQHGVVLIVPMYEQEQPGVYYNTAAVIDADGTYLGKHRKNHIPQVKGFWEKFYFRPGNLGYPVFDTAVGRIGVYICYERHFPEGWRALGLAGAKIVFNPSATSRGLSEYLWRLEQPAAAVANEYYVGTINRVGVEPLGDNDFYGQSYFVDPRGQLVGEAASDTEEEIVVRDLDMDRLAEVRDLWAFYRDRRPETYESLVTP